One genomic window of Solanum dulcamara chromosome 12, daSolDulc1.2, whole genome shotgun sequence includes the following:
- the LOC129876307 gene encoding uncharacterized protein LOC129876307 isoform X4, whose translation MVHGYGTHFLLRRPRMEISTEPLSLEHRIWCGSLHSMVCRFHWQFLADQDMQGLLNNLQDWELSLKGKDKKMKSQARPKEMLREDWSRTNELLTSPQVSGTQRVGKSTSIGSDAGPYNYSKNYNPISHLSSELISEEGNVNANSEKELGNEFFKQKKFNEAIDCYSRSIALSPTAVGYANRAMAFLKIKRFQEAENDCTEALNLDDRYIKAYSRRSTSRKELGKLKESIKDAEFALRLEPQNPEIKKQYGEVKALYEKEILKRVSGATGVFAQGAQKSGKTIKSGPVIQSVSSSSQKHNHKISKQELEESVQDLAARAAGLAKSEAAKNIAAPNSAYQFEVSWRGLSGDRNLQTHLLKVTSPATLPRIFKNALSAPMLMDIVRCVATFFIGDMNLAIRYLEDLTKVPRFDIIIMCLSSTDKSELLKMWEEVFCKGAEEQSATLGALRFKYGLKE comes from the exons ATGGTGCATGgttatgggacccactttttattgagacgacctcgtatggaaatttcaacggagccattgagtctggaacatcgaatttggtgCG GATCATTACATTCTATGGTTTGCCGGTTTCATTGGCAATTTTTGGCTGACCAGGACATGCAGGGGCTCTTGAATAACTTGCAAGATTGGGAACTATCATTGAAGGGTAAAGATAAAAAGATGAAATCGCAGGCTCGTCCCAAAGAGATGTTG AGAGAAGACTGGAGTCGTACTAATGAACTTCTTACTAGTCCTCAAGTTAGTGGGACACAACGAGTTGGCAAATCTACCTCGATCGGAAGTGATGCTGGTCCATATAATTATTCTAAAAATTACAATCCAATTAGCCATCTATCAAGTGAACTGATATCAGAAGAGGGCAACGTCAACGCCAATTCAGAGAAAGAGCTG GGTAATGAGTTCTTTAAGCAGAAAAAGTTCAATGAAGCCATTGATTGCTATTCTAGAAGCATTGCACTTTCACCAACTGCAGTAGGTTATGCCAATAGAGCGATGGCTTTTCTTAAAATCAAAAG GTTTCAAGAGGCAGAGAATGACTGCACAGAAGCCTTGAATCTGGATGATCGCTACATTAAAGCTTATTCTCGCCGTTCAACTTCTCGGAAAGAACTTGGGAAATTGAAAGAATCAATTAAAG ATGCTGAATTTGCGTTGAGGTTGGAACCACAGAACCCAGAGATCAAGAAGCAGTATGGAGAAGTTAAGGCTCTGTATGAGAAG GAGATTCTTAAAAGAGTATCGGGAGCAACAGGAGTGTTTGCTCAAGGggctcaaaaatctggaaagaCAATTAAATCTGGCCCTGTAATCCAATCTGTATCAAGTAGTTCTCAAAAG CATAATCACAAAATTAGCAAGCAAGAACTCGAGGAATCTGTCCAAGATCTTGCTGCTCGAGCTGCTGGTCTTGCCAAGTCTGAAGCTGCAAAAAATATTGCAGCACCAAATTCAGCCTATCAGTTTGAGGTTTCTTGGCGGGGACTTTCTGGTGATCGTAATCTGCAAACTCATTTATTGAAG GTCACTTCACCTGCAACGTTACCCCGAATATTTAAAAATGCACTATCTGCTCCGATGCTCATGGACATTGTAAGATGTGTTGCAACATTTTTCAT TGGAGATATGAATTTGGCCATTAGATACCTGGAAGATCTGACAAAGGTCCCAAGGTTCGACATTATCATCATGTGCCTTTCATCCACAGATAAATCTG AACTTCTCAAGATGTGGGAAGAGGTCTTCTGTAAGGGAGCCGAGGAGCAATCTGCTACACTTGGTGCACTTCGCTTCAAGTATGGCCTAAAAGAATGA
- the LOC129876307 gene encoding uncharacterized protein LOC129876307 isoform X8, translated as MVHGYGTHFLLRRPRMEISTEPLSLEHRIWCGSLHSMVCRFHWQFLADQDMQGLLNNLQDWELSLKGKDKKMKSQARPKEMLREDWSRTNELLTSPQVSGTQRVGKSTSIGSDAGPYNYSKNYNPISHLSSELISEEGNVNANSEKELGNEFFKQKKFNEAIDCYSRSIALSPTAVGYANRAMAFLKIKRFQEAENDCTEALNLDDRYIKAYSRRSTSRKELGKLKESIKDAEFALRLEPQNPEIKKQYGEVKALYEKHNHKISKQELEESVQDLAARAAGLAKSEAAKNIAAPNSAYQFEVSWRGLSGDRNLQTHLLKVTSPATLPRIFKNALSAPMLMDIVRCVATFFIGDMNLAIRYLEDLTKVPRFDIIIMCLSSTDKSELLKMWEEVFCKGAEEQSATLGALRFKYGLKE; from the exons ATGGTGCATGgttatgggacccactttttattgagacgacctcgtatggaaatttcaacggagccattgagtctggaacatcgaatttggtgCG GATCATTACATTCTATGGTTTGCCGGTTTCATTGGCAATTTTTGGCTGACCAGGACATGCAGGGGCTCTTGAATAACTTGCAAGATTGGGAACTATCATTGAAGGGTAAAGATAAAAAGATGAAATCGCAGGCTCGTCCCAAAGAGATGTTG AGAGAAGACTGGAGTCGTACTAATGAACTTCTTACTAGTCCTCAAGTTAGTGGGACACAACGAGTTGGCAAATCTACCTCGATCGGAAGTGATGCTGGTCCATATAATTATTCTAAAAATTACAATCCAATTAGCCATCTATCAAGTGAACTGATATCAGAAGAGGGCAACGTCAACGCCAATTCAGAGAAAGAGCTG GGTAATGAGTTCTTTAAGCAGAAAAAGTTCAATGAAGCCATTGATTGCTATTCTAGAAGCATTGCACTTTCACCAACTGCAGTAGGTTATGCCAATAGAGCGATGGCTTTTCTTAAAATCAAAAG GTTTCAAGAGGCAGAGAATGACTGCACAGAAGCCTTGAATCTGGATGATCGCTACATTAAAGCTTATTCTCGCCGTTCAACTTCTCGGAAAGAACTTGGGAAATTGAAAGAATCAATTAAAG ATGCTGAATTTGCGTTGAGGTTGGAACCACAGAACCCAGAGATCAAGAAGCAGTATGGAGAAGTTAAGGCTCTGTATGAGAAG CATAATCACAAAATTAGCAAGCAAGAACTCGAGGAATCTGTCCAAGATCTTGCTGCTCGAGCTGCTGGTCTTGCCAAGTCTGAAGCTGCAAAAAATATTGCAGCACCAAATTCAGCCTATCAGTTTGAGGTTTCTTGGCGGGGACTTTCTGGTGATCGTAATCTGCAAACTCATTTATTGAAG GTCACTTCACCTGCAACGTTACCCCGAATATTTAAAAATGCACTATCTGCTCCGATGCTCATGGACATTGTAAGATGTGTTGCAACATTTTTCAT TGGAGATATGAATTTGGCCATTAGATACCTGGAAGATCTGACAAAGGTCCCAAGGTTCGACATTATCATCATGTGCCTTTCATCCACAGATAAATCTG AACTTCTCAAGATGTGGGAAGAGGTCTTCTGTAAGGGAGCCGAGGAGCAATCTGCTACACTTGGTGCACTTCGCTTCAAGTATGGCCTAAAAGAATGA
- the LOC129876307 gene encoding uncharacterized protein LOC129876307 isoform X6, whose amino-acid sequence MQGLLNNLQDWELSLKGKDKKMKSQARPKEMLREDWSRTNELLTSPQVSGTQRVGKSTSIGSDAGPYNYSKNYNPISHLSSELISEEGNVNANSEKELGNEFFKQKKFNEAIDCYSRSIALSPTAVGYANRAMAFLKIKRFQEAENDCTEALNLDDRYIKAYSRRSTSRKELGKLKESIKDAEFALRLEPQNPEIKKQYGEVKALYEKEILKRVSGATGVFAQGAQKSGKTIKSGPVIQSVSSSSQKENNRDVPGTAIEVEDTHMQINNKDSDASPIGPTLNPAFWTAKHNHKISKQELEESVQDLAARAAGLAKSEAAKNIAAPNSAYQFEVSWRGLSGDRNLQTHLLKVTSPATLPRIFKNALSAPMLMDIVRCVATFFIGDMNLAIRYLEDLTKVPRFDIIIMCLSSTDKSELLKMWEEVFCKGAEEQSATLGALRFKYGLKE is encoded by the exons ATGCAGGGGCTCTTGAATAACTTGCAAGATTGGGAACTATCATTGAAGGGTAAAGATAAAAAGATGAAATCGCAGGCTCGTCCCAAAGAGATGTTG AGAGAAGACTGGAGTCGTACTAATGAACTTCTTACTAGTCCTCAAGTTAGTGGGACACAACGAGTTGGCAAATCTACCTCGATCGGAAGTGATGCTGGTCCATATAATTATTCTAAAAATTACAATCCAATTAGCCATCTATCAAGTGAACTGATATCAGAAGAGGGCAACGTCAACGCCAATTCAGAGAAAGAGCTG GGTAATGAGTTCTTTAAGCAGAAAAAGTTCAATGAAGCCATTGATTGCTATTCTAGAAGCATTGCACTTTCACCAACTGCAGTAGGTTATGCCAATAGAGCGATGGCTTTTCTTAAAATCAAAAG GTTTCAAGAGGCAGAGAATGACTGCACAGAAGCCTTGAATCTGGATGATCGCTACATTAAAGCTTATTCTCGCCGTTCAACTTCTCGGAAAGAACTTGGGAAATTGAAAGAATCAATTAAAG ATGCTGAATTTGCGTTGAGGTTGGAACCACAGAACCCAGAGATCAAGAAGCAGTATGGAGAAGTTAAGGCTCTGTATGAGAAG GAGATTCTTAAAAGAGTATCGGGAGCAACAGGAGTGTTTGCTCAAGGggctcaaaaatctggaaagaCAATTAAATCTGGCCCTGTAATCCAATCTGTATCAAGTAGTTCTCAAAAG GAAAACAATAGAGATGTTCCTGGGACTGCTATTGAGGTTGAAGATACTCATATGCAGATTAACAACAAAGATTCAGATGCTTCTCCGATCGGTCCTACTCTGAATCCTGCTTTTTGGACTGCAAAG CATAATCACAAAATTAGCAAGCAAGAACTCGAGGAATCTGTCCAAGATCTTGCTGCTCGAGCTGCTGGTCTTGCCAAGTCTGAAGCTGCAAAAAATATTGCAGCACCAAATTCAGCCTATCAGTTTGAGGTTTCTTGGCGGGGACTTTCTGGTGATCGTAATCTGCAAACTCATTTATTGAAG GTCACTTCACCTGCAACGTTACCCCGAATATTTAAAAATGCACTATCTGCTCCGATGCTCATGGACATTGTAAGATGTGTTGCAACATTTTTCAT TGGAGATATGAATTTGGCCATTAGATACCTGGAAGATCTGACAAAGGTCCCAAGGTTCGACATTATCATCATGTGCCTTTCATCCACAGATAAATCTG AACTTCTCAAGATGTGGGAAGAGGTCTTCTGTAAGGGAGCCGAGGAGCAATCTGCTACACTTGGTGCACTTCGCTTCAAGTATGGCCTAAAAGAATGA
- the LOC129876307 gene encoding uncharacterized protein LOC129876307 isoform X3, translating into MVHGYGTHFLLRRPRMEISTEPLSLEHRIWCGSLHSMVCRFHWQFLADQDMQGLLNNLQDWELSLKGKDKKMKSQARPKEMLREDWSRTNELLTSPQVSGTQRVGKSTSIGSDAGPYNYSKNYNPISHLSSELISEEGNVNANSEKELGNEFFKQKKFNEAIDCYSRSIALSPTAVGYANRAMAFLKIKRFQEAENDCTEALNLDDRYIKAYSRRSTSRKELGKLKESIKDAEFALRLEPQNPEIKKQYGEVKALYEKENNRDVPGTAIEVEDTHMQINNKDSDASPIGPTLNPAFWTAKHNHKISKQELEESVQDLAARAAGLAKSEAAKNIAAPNSAYQFEVSWRGLSGDRNLQTHLLKVTSPATLPRIFKNALSAPMLMDIVRCVATFFIGDMNLAIRYLEDLTKVPRFDIIIMCLSSTDKSELLKMWEEVFCKGAEEQSATLGALRFKYGLKE; encoded by the exons ATGGTGCATGgttatgggacccactttttattgagacgacctcgtatggaaatttcaacggagccattgagtctggaacatcgaatttggtgCG GATCATTACATTCTATGGTTTGCCGGTTTCATTGGCAATTTTTGGCTGACCAGGACATGCAGGGGCTCTTGAATAACTTGCAAGATTGGGAACTATCATTGAAGGGTAAAGATAAAAAGATGAAATCGCAGGCTCGTCCCAAAGAGATGTTG AGAGAAGACTGGAGTCGTACTAATGAACTTCTTACTAGTCCTCAAGTTAGTGGGACACAACGAGTTGGCAAATCTACCTCGATCGGAAGTGATGCTGGTCCATATAATTATTCTAAAAATTACAATCCAATTAGCCATCTATCAAGTGAACTGATATCAGAAGAGGGCAACGTCAACGCCAATTCAGAGAAAGAGCTG GGTAATGAGTTCTTTAAGCAGAAAAAGTTCAATGAAGCCATTGATTGCTATTCTAGAAGCATTGCACTTTCACCAACTGCAGTAGGTTATGCCAATAGAGCGATGGCTTTTCTTAAAATCAAAAG GTTTCAAGAGGCAGAGAATGACTGCACAGAAGCCTTGAATCTGGATGATCGCTACATTAAAGCTTATTCTCGCCGTTCAACTTCTCGGAAAGAACTTGGGAAATTGAAAGAATCAATTAAAG ATGCTGAATTTGCGTTGAGGTTGGAACCACAGAACCCAGAGATCAAGAAGCAGTATGGAGAAGTTAAGGCTCTGTATGAGAAG GAAAACAATAGAGATGTTCCTGGGACTGCTATTGAGGTTGAAGATACTCATATGCAGATTAACAACAAAGATTCAGATGCTTCTCCGATCGGTCCTACTCTGAATCCTGCTTTTTGGACTGCAAAG CATAATCACAAAATTAGCAAGCAAGAACTCGAGGAATCTGTCCAAGATCTTGCTGCTCGAGCTGCTGGTCTTGCCAAGTCTGAAGCTGCAAAAAATATTGCAGCACCAAATTCAGCCTATCAGTTTGAGGTTTCTTGGCGGGGACTTTCTGGTGATCGTAATCTGCAAACTCATTTATTGAAG GTCACTTCACCTGCAACGTTACCCCGAATATTTAAAAATGCACTATCTGCTCCGATGCTCATGGACATTGTAAGATGTGTTGCAACATTTTTCAT TGGAGATATGAATTTGGCCATTAGATACCTGGAAGATCTGACAAAGGTCCCAAGGTTCGACATTATCATCATGTGCCTTTCATCCACAGATAAATCTG AACTTCTCAAGATGTGGGAAGAGGTCTTCTGTAAGGGAGCCGAGGAGCAATCTGCTACACTTGGTGCACTTCGCTTCAAGTATGGCCTAAAAGAATGA
- the LOC129876307 gene encoding uncharacterized protein LOC129876307 isoform X7 translates to MNEEKREDWSRTNELLTSPQVSGTQRVGKSTSIGSDAGPYNYSKNYNPISHLSSELISEEGNVNANSEKELGNEFFKQKKFNEAIDCYSRSIALSPTAVGYANRAMAFLKIKRFQEAENDCTEALNLDDRYIKAYSRRSTSRKELGKLKESIKDAEFALRLEPQNPEIKKQYGEVKALYEKEILKRVSGATGVFAQGAQKSGKTIKSGPVIQSVSSSSQKENNRDVPGTAIEVEDTHMQINNKDSDASPIGPTLNPAFWTAKHNHKISKQELEESVQDLAARAAGLAKSEAAKNIAAPNSAYQFEVSWRGLSGDRNLQTHLLKVTSPATLPRIFKNALSAPMLMDIVRCVATFFIGDMNLAIRYLEDLTKVPRFDIIIMCLSSTDKSELLKMWEEVFCKGAEEQSATLGALRFKYGLKE, encoded by the exons ATGAACGAGGAAAAG AGAGAAGACTGGAGTCGTACTAATGAACTTCTTACTAGTCCTCAAGTTAGTGGGACACAACGAGTTGGCAAATCTACCTCGATCGGAAGTGATGCTGGTCCATATAATTATTCTAAAAATTACAATCCAATTAGCCATCTATCAAGTGAACTGATATCAGAAGAGGGCAACGTCAACGCCAATTCAGAGAAAGAGCTG GGTAATGAGTTCTTTAAGCAGAAAAAGTTCAATGAAGCCATTGATTGCTATTCTAGAAGCATTGCACTTTCACCAACTGCAGTAGGTTATGCCAATAGAGCGATGGCTTTTCTTAAAATCAAAAG GTTTCAAGAGGCAGAGAATGACTGCACAGAAGCCTTGAATCTGGATGATCGCTACATTAAAGCTTATTCTCGCCGTTCAACTTCTCGGAAAGAACTTGGGAAATTGAAAGAATCAATTAAAG ATGCTGAATTTGCGTTGAGGTTGGAACCACAGAACCCAGAGATCAAGAAGCAGTATGGAGAAGTTAAGGCTCTGTATGAGAAG GAGATTCTTAAAAGAGTATCGGGAGCAACAGGAGTGTTTGCTCAAGGggctcaaaaatctggaaagaCAATTAAATCTGGCCCTGTAATCCAATCTGTATCAAGTAGTTCTCAAAAG GAAAACAATAGAGATGTTCCTGGGACTGCTATTGAGGTTGAAGATACTCATATGCAGATTAACAACAAAGATTCAGATGCTTCTCCGATCGGTCCTACTCTGAATCCTGCTTTTTGGACTGCAAAG CATAATCACAAAATTAGCAAGCAAGAACTCGAGGAATCTGTCCAAGATCTTGCTGCTCGAGCTGCTGGTCTTGCCAAGTCTGAAGCTGCAAAAAATATTGCAGCACCAAATTCAGCCTATCAGTTTGAGGTTTCTTGGCGGGGACTTTCTGGTGATCGTAATCTGCAAACTCATTTATTGAAG GTCACTTCACCTGCAACGTTACCCCGAATATTTAAAAATGCACTATCTGCTCCGATGCTCATGGACATTGTAAGATGTGTTGCAACATTTTTCAT TGGAGATATGAATTTGGCCATTAGATACCTGGAAGATCTGACAAAGGTCCCAAGGTTCGACATTATCATCATGTGCCTTTCATCCACAGATAAATCTG AACTTCTCAAGATGTGGGAAGAGGTCTTCTGTAAGGGAGCCGAGGAGCAATCTGCTACACTTGGTGCACTTCGCTTCAAGTATGGCCTAAAAGAATGA
- the LOC129876307 gene encoding uncharacterized protein LOC129876307 isoform X1, protein MVHGYGTHFLLRRPRMEISTEPLSLEHRIWCGSLHSMVCRFHWQFLADQDMQGLLNNLQDWELSLKGKDKKMKSQARPKEMLREDWSRTNELLTSPQVSGTQRVGKSTSIGSDAGPYNYSKNYNPISHLSSELISEEGNVNANSEKELGNEFFKQKKFNEAIDCYSRSIALSPTAVGYANRAMAFLKIKRFQEAENDCTEALNLDDRYIKAYSRRSTSRKELGKLKESIKDAEFALRLEPQNPEIKKQYGEVKALYEKEILKRVSGATGVFAQGAQKSGKTIKSGPVIQSVSSSSQKENNRDVPGTAIEVEDTHMQINNKDSDASPIGPTLNPAFWTAKHNHKISKQELEESVQDLAARAAGLAKSEAAKNIAAPNSAYQFEVSWRGLSGDRNLQTHLLKVTSPATLPRIFKNALSAPMLMDIVRCVATFFIGDMNLAIRYLEDLTKVPRFDIIIMCLSSTDKSELLKMWEEVFCKGAEEQSATLGALRFKYGLKE, encoded by the exons ATGGTGCATGgttatgggacccactttttattgagacgacctcgtatggaaatttcaacggagccattgagtctggaacatcgaatttggtgCG GATCATTACATTCTATGGTTTGCCGGTTTCATTGGCAATTTTTGGCTGACCAGGACATGCAGGGGCTCTTGAATAACTTGCAAGATTGGGAACTATCATTGAAGGGTAAAGATAAAAAGATGAAATCGCAGGCTCGTCCCAAAGAGATGTTG AGAGAAGACTGGAGTCGTACTAATGAACTTCTTACTAGTCCTCAAGTTAGTGGGACACAACGAGTTGGCAAATCTACCTCGATCGGAAGTGATGCTGGTCCATATAATTATTCTAAAAATTACAATCCAATTAGCCATCTATCAAGTGAACTGATATCAGAAGAGGGCAACGTCAACGCCAATTCAGAGAAAGAGCTG GGTAATGAGTTCTTTAAGCAGAAAAAGTTCAATGAAGCCATTGATTGCTATTCTAGAAGCATTGCACTTTCACCAACTGCAGTAGGTTATGCCAATAGAGCGATGGCTTTTCTTAAAATCAAAAG GTTTCAAGAGGCAGAGAATGACTGCACAGAAGCCTTGAATCTGGATGATCGCTACATTAAAGCTTATTCTCGCCGTTCAACTTCTCGGAAAGAACTTGGGAAATTGAAAGAATCAATTAAAG ATGCTGAATTTGCGTTGAGGTTGGAACCACAGAACCCAGAGATCAAGAAGCAGTATGGAGAAGTTAAGGCTCTGTATGAGAAG GAGATTCTTAAAAGAGTATCGGGAGCAACAGGAGTGTTTGCTCAAGGggctcaaaaatctggaaagaCAATTAAATCTGGCCCTGTAATCCAATCTGTATCAAGTAGTTCTCAAAAG GAAAACAATAGAGATGTTCCTGGGACTGCTATTGAGGTTGAAGATACTCATATGCAGATTAACAACAAAGATTCAGATGCTTCTCCGATCGGTCCTACTCTGAATCCTGCTTTTTGGACTGCAAAG CATAATCACAAAATTAGCAAGCAAGAACTCGAGGAATCTGTCCAAGATCTTGCTGCTCGAGCTGCTGGTCTTGCCAAGTCTGAAGCTGCAAAAAATATTGCAGCACCAAATTCAGCCTATCAGTTTGAGGTTTCTTGGCGGGGACTTTCTGGTGATCGTAATCTGCAAACTCATTTATTGAAG GTCACTTCACCTGCAACGTTACCCCGAATATTTAAAAATGCACTATCTGCTCCGATGCTCATGGACATTGTAAGATGTGTTGCAACATTTTTCAT TGGAGATATGAATTTGGCCATTAGATACCTGGAAGATCTGACAAAGGTCCCAAGGTTCGACATTATCATCATGTGCCTTTCATCCACAGATAAATCTG AACTTCTCAAGATGTGGGAAGAGGTCTTCTGTAAGGGAGCCGAGGAGCAATCTGCTACACTTGGTGCACTTCGCTTCAAGTATGGCCTAAAAGAATGA
- the LOC129876307 gene encoding uncharacterized protein LOC129876307 isoform X5 — MNEEKDMQGLLNNLQDWELSLKGKDKKMKSQARPKEMLREDWSRTNELLTSPQVSGTQRVGKSTSIGSDAGPYNYSKNYNPISHLSSELISEEGNVNANSEKELGNEFFKQKKFNEAIDCYSRSIALSPTAVGYANRAMAFLKIKRFQEAENDCTEALNLDDRYIKAYSRRSTSRKELGKLKESIKDAEFALRLEPQNPEIKKQYGEVKALYEKEILKRVSGATGVFAQGAQKSGKTIKSGPVIQSVSSSSQKENNRDVPGTAIEVEDTHMQINNKDSDASPIGPTLNPAFWTAKHNHKISKQELEESVQDLAARAAGLAKSEAAKNIAAPNSAYQFEVSWRGLSGDRNLQTHLLKVTSPATLPRIFKNALSAPMLMDIVRCVATFFIGDMNLAIRYLEDLTKVPRFDIIIMCLSSTDKSELLKMWEEVFCKGAEEQSATLGALRFKYGLKE; from the exons ATGAACGAGGAAAAG GACATGCAGGGGCTCTTGAATAACTTGCAAGATTGGGAACTATCATTGAAGGGTAAAGATAAAAAGATGAAATCGCAGGCTCGTCCCAAAGAGATGTTG AGAGAAGACTGGAGTCGTACTAATGAACTTCTTACTAGTCCTCAAGTTAGTGGGACACAACGAGTTGGCAAATCTACCTCGATCGGAAGTGATGCTGGTCCATATAATTATTCTAAAAATTACAATCCAATTAGCCATCTATCAAGTGAACTGATATCAGAAGAGGGCAACGTCAACGCCAATTCAGAGAAAGAGCTG GGTAATGAGTTCTTTAAGCAGAAAAAGTTCAATGAAGCCATTGATTGCTATTCTAGAAGCATTGCACTTTCACCAACTGCAGTAGGTTATGCCAATAGAGCGATGGCTTTTCTTAAAATCAAAAG GTTTCAAGAGGCAGAGAATGACTGCACAGAAGCCTTGAATCTGGATGATCGCTACATTAAAGCTTATTCTCGCCGTTCAACTTCTCGGAAAGAACTTGGGAAATTGAAAGAATCAATTAAAG ATGCTGAATTTGCGTTGAGGTTGGAACCACAGAACCCAGAGATCAAGAAGCAGTATGGAGAAGTTAAGGCTCTGTATGAGAAG GAGATTCTTAAAAGAGTATCGGGAGCAACAGGAGTGTTTGCTCAAGGggctcaaaaatctggaaagaCAATTAAATCTGGCCCTGTAATCCAATCTGTATCAAGTAGTTCTCAAAAG GAAAACAATAGAGATGTTCCTGGGACTGCTATTGAGGTTGAAGATACTCATATGCAGATTAACAACAAAGATTCAGATGCTTCTCCGATCGGTCCTACTCTGAATCCTGCTTTTTGGACTGCAAAG CATAATCACAAAATTAGCAAGCAAGAACTCGAGGAATCTGTCCAAGATCTTGCTGCTCGAGCTGCTGGTCTTGCCAAGTCTGAAGCTGCAAAAAATATTGCAGCACCAAATTCAGCCTATCAGTTTGAGGTTTCTTGGCGGGGACTTTCTGGTGATCGTAATCTGCAAACTCATTTATTGAAG GTCACTTCACCTGCAACGTTACCCCGAATATTTAAAAATGCACTATCTGCTCCGATGCTCATGGACATTGTAAGATGTGTTGCAACATTTTTCAT TGGAGATATGAATTTGGCCATTAGATACCTGGAAGATCTGACAAAGGTCCCAAGGTTCGACATTATCATCATGTGCCTTTCATCCACAGATAAATCTG AACTTCTCAAGATGTGGGAAGAGGTCTTCTGTAAGGGAGCCGAGGAGCAATCTGCTACACTTGGTGCACTTCGCTTCAAGTATGGCCTAAAAGAATGA